One Malania oleifera isolate guangnan ecotype guangnan chromosome 9, ASM2987363v1, whole genome shotgun sequence DNA segment encodes these proteins:
- the LOC131164146 gene encoding silicon efflux transporter LSI2-like, with protein sequence MALAPIEKVALGSIAFALFWVLAVFPAVPFLPIGRTAGSLLGAMLMVIFKVITPEEAYSAIDLSILGLLFGTMVVSIYLESADMFKYLGKVLSWKSMGPKDLLCRICLVSAISSALFTNDTSCVVLTEFVLKIARQNNIPPHPFLLALASSANIGSSATPIGNPQNLVIAIQGKISFGEFLLGIFPAMLVGALVNALLLLCMYWGTLSVSQDEANALAEVISEEDANAHRFSPATMLHLPSPNYQEPNSIPQTMSLQLSPDLKGNIGHTETTLRNRNDSIEINMLIGAHDQATGNSNPSNGKSSKAKSGLNGSTEMMESGAEDKTSEQYSVAGKKTESWFKGREKLAWKTCVYLVTIGMLVALLVGLNMSWTALSAALFLVVLDFKDARPCLDKVSYSLLIFFCGMFITVDGFNKTGIPSTLWNLTEPYARINHAVGVAVLTVVILVLSNVVSNVPTVLLLGARVAASAAAISWREEKKAWLVLAWASTVAGNLSLLGSAANLIVCEQARRAKSGYTLSFWSHLKFGLPSTIIVTAIGLTLIRG encoded by the exons ATGGCCTTGGCCCCTATAGAAAAAGTGGCACTGGGTTCAATAGCCTTTGCCCTGTTCTGGGTTTTGGCTGTTTTCCCCGCAGTTCCTTTCCTGCCCATTGGGAGGACTGCAGGGTCCCTGCTTGGGGCCATGCTCATGGTCATCTTTAAGGTCATAACCCCAGAGGAAGCTTACTCTGCCATTGACCTCTCCATTCTTGGCCTTCTCTTTGGAACCATGGTGGTCAGCATCTATCTTGAAAGTGCAGACATGTTCAAGTACTTGGGCAAGGTTCTCTCATGGAAGAGTATGGGCCCAAAGGACTTGCTCTGCAGAATCTGTTTGGTCTCTGCCATTTCCAGTGCTCTGTTCACAAACGACACTAGCTGCGTTGTTCTGACTGAGTTTGTCCTAAAAATTGCGAGGCAAAACAACATTCCACCCCATCCTTTTCTTCTAGCTTTGGCCTCCAGTGCAAACATTGGGTCCTCTGCAACCCCAATTGGCAATCCTCAAAATCTAGTGATTGCCATTCAGGGGAAAATCTCTTTTGGGGAATTCTTGCTGGGAATTTTCCCTGCCATGCTTGTGGGTGCTCTTGTCAATGCTCTGCTTCTCCTCTGCATGTACTGGGGGACCTTGTCTGTCAGCCAGGACGAGGCAAATGCTCTGGCTGAAGTTATTTCGGAGGAAGATGCGAATGCCCACCGGTTCTCTCCCGCCACCATGTTGCATCTCCCTTCCCCGAATTATCAAGAGCCGAACTCAATTCCGCAAACTATGAGTCTCCAGCTCTCCCCAGACTTAAAGGGCAATATAGGTCACACAGAGACTACTCTCAGAAACAGAAATGACTCAATTGAGATCAATATGCTGATTGGAGCTCATGATCAGGCCACTGGGAATTCAAATCCTTCCAATGGAAAATCTTCCAAAGCAAAGAGTGGATTGAATGGGAGTACGGAGATGATGGAGAGTGGCGCTGAAGATAAAACTTCAGAACAGTACTCTGTGGCAGGGAAGAAGACTGAGTCATGGTTTAAGGGAAGGGAGAAGCTTGCATGGAAGACTTGTGTTTACCTTGTTACAATTGGAATGCTGGTCGCTTTGCTCGTGGGCTTGAACATGTCATGGACTGCTCTCAGTGCAGCTCTTTTCCTTGTTGTCCTTGATTTTAAGGATGCCAGGCCCTGCCTTGACAAG GTTTCCTACTCTCTCTTAATCTTCTTCTGTGGAATGTTTATTACGGTGGATGGGTTCAATAAAACAGGGATACCAAGCACACTGTGGAACTTGACAGAGCCCTATGCCCGGATTAATCATGCTGTGGGAGTTGCAGTGCTCACCGTTGTCATCCTTGTGCTCTCAAATGTCGTTTCAAATGTTCCCACCG TTCTGCTGCTGGGAGCAAGAGTGGCAGCATCGGCGGCGGCCATATCTTGGAGGGAGGAGAAGAAGGCGTGGCTGGTCTTGGCATGGGCGAGCACCGTCGCCGGAAACCTGTCGTTGTTGGGGTCGGCGGCGAACCTGATAGTGTGCGAGCAGGCACGTCGAGCCAAGTCTGGGTACACTCTCTCCTTCTGGAGCCATCTCAAGTTTGGTCTCCCCTCAACAATTATAGTCACAGCCATTGGCTTAACCCTCATCAGAGGTTAA